One genomic region from Magallana gigas chromosome 3, xbMagGiga1.1, whole genome shotgun sequence encodes:
- the LOC105331822 gene encoding uncharacterized protein isoform X3, giving the protein MSTLDGLGHNIKQFYQVGNFFIMDSEQLVSNPFQEMQHEAMENQKKSSLTERLVSVKNNVCEKHFLMKAEKLNKELSQNMKKIHENSSELRYQVKLYDINKRKIDLETKQRMQPRKDFSYDAFQIENSEKRLGVLSDCYYLERKQKFPIRGRSMNDLNATPTVSKARNMLRQQEKEDREEESNSFATTRLSTPGNFSFSSNKTSVYQRRGSKSAPVSKMSASVRGTLNSRDGEFAKLPSIERQKTKDSHVKFRENVRTSTPDRLVRPHTHGPSITRRLNAWDSDDDDDFGSTDYINLRQLLFGTDSKTTSNASNGTPRTLTRESSRSVPNLRRAGKMTQESLKLERKEIDKKINKFFESLKDEESSEESEEEPEPEPKKEAPSIAKAATLLSIFSKPAQVEENPFLRAKIEKELSKEVQIGDIGRSGTALSTYSNKSGQEEKSQKKKNLWKFIKSNVETGNIKRCSTPSKIILQQMTHLDLSHNEISKVPLHSAGRALRHTPTFKMRKVVEKLMKSRTKFQQQEVDFLRQQLELGENISDMPSQAIPTVQSVV; this is encoded by the exons ATGTCTACTCTAGACGGACTTGGGCACAACATCAAACAGTTCTACCAAGTGG GGAACTTCTTTATCATGGACTCTGAGCAGCTCGTGTCCAATCCATTCCAGGAAATGCAACATGAAGCCATGGAGAACCAGAAAAAGTCTTCGCTCACCGAGAGGCTGGTCAGTGTCAAAAACAATGTCTGCGAAAAGCACTTCCTAATGAAGGCCGAGAAACTCAACAAGGAACTTTCACAGAATATGAAAAAGATTCATGAAAATTCTAGTGAACTTCGTTACCAAGTCAAGCTATATGACATCAATAAACGAAAAATTGATCTGGAAACCAAACAACGCATGCAACCAAGGAAAGATTTTTCGTATGATGCTTTTCAGAttgaaaattctgaaaaaagACTTGGTGTATTAAGTGACTGTTATTACttggaaagaaaacaaaaattccCAATTCGTGGAAGGAGTATGAATGATCTAAATGCTACACCTACAGTGTCCAAGGCACGGAATATGTTACGCCAACAAGAAAAGGAGGATCGCGAAGAGGAGAGTAATTCTTTTGCTACCACACGACTTTCAACCCCTGGAAATTTCTCATTTAGTTCTAACAAAACCTCAGTTTATCAGAGAAGGGGATCTAAATCTGCTCCTGTCTCAAAAATGTCTGCCTCTGTTCGAGGAACATTAAATAGTCGTGATGGAGAATTTGCCAAACTTCCTTCCATTGAAAGACAGAAAACAAAGGATTCGCATGTGAAGTTTAGGGAGAATGTGCGTACATCTACCCCCGACAGACTTGTTAGACCCCACACACACGGTCCCAGCATAACTCGTCGACTCAATGCATGGGacagtgatgatgatgatgacttTGGTTCAACAGATTACATCAATCTCAGACAACTTCTCTTTGGTACTGACAGTAAAACCACATCAAATGCCTCCAACGGAACTCCCAGAACATTAACTCGTGAAAGCTCAAGATCTGTGCCAAATCTCAGGCGAGCAGGTAAAATGACTCAAGAATCTCTTAAATTGGAAAGAAAAgagattgataaaaaaatcaacaagttTTTTGAAAGCTTGAAAGATGAAGAATCTAGTGAGGAGAGTGAGGAAGAGCCAGAACCGGAGCCAAAGAAAGAGGCGCCATCAATAGCCAAGGCGGCCACACTCCTCAGTATCTTCTCCAAACCTGCTCAAGTGGAGGAAAACCCATTCCTCCGGGCCAagattgaaaaagaattaaGTAAGGAAGTTCAGATAGGTGACATTGGCCGGTCAGGCACTGCTCTCTCTACCTACTCCAACAAATCTGGCCAAGAGGAAAAGTCGCAGAAGAAGAAAAATCTGTGGAAATTCATCAAGTCTAATGTGGAAACTGGCAATATAAAGCGCTGCAGTACTCCTAGCAAGATCATACTTCAGCAGATGACACATCTCGATCTCAGCCATAACGAGATTTCTAAAGTGCCTCTACACTCGGCTGGTCGAGCCCTCAGACATACTCCAACATTCAAAATGAGGAAAGTGGTAGAAAAACTGATGAAAAGCCGAACCAAATTTCAGCAACAGGAAGTAGACTTTCTTAGGCAGCAGTTGGAGCTGGGTGAGAATATCTCGGACATGCCTTCCCAGGCAATACCCACTGTTCAGTCGGTAGTTTAA
- the LOC105331822 gene encoding uncharacterized protein isoform X1, with protein MSMSEAMLSENSIISPIEQQGNFFIMDSEQLVSNPFQEMQHEAMENQKKSSLTERLVSVKNNVCEKHFLMKAEKLNKELSQNMKKIHENSSELRYQVKLYDINKRKIDLETKQRMQPRKDFSYDAFQIENSEKRLGVLSDCYYLERKQKFPIRGRSMNDLNATPTVSKARNMLRQQEKEDREEESNSFATTRLSTPGNFSFSSNKTSVYQRRGSKSAPVSKMSASVRGTLNSRDGEFAKLPSIERQKTKDSHVKFRENVRTSTPDRLVRPHTHGPSITRRLNAWDSDDDDDFGSTDYINLRQLLFGTDSKTTSNASNGTPRTLTRESSRSVPNLRRAGKMTQESLKLERKEIDKKINKFFESLKDEESSEESEEEPEPEPKKEAPSIAKAATLLSIFSKPAQVEENPFLRAKIEKELSKEVQIGDIGRSGTALSTYSNKSGQEEKSQKKKNLWKFIKSNVETGNIKRCSTPSKIILQQMTHLDLSHNEISKVPLHSAGRALRHTPTFKMRKVVEKLMKSRTKFQQQEVDFLRQQLELGENISDMPSQAIPTVQSVV; from the exons atgtcgaTGTCCGAGGCTATGCTATCGGAGAACTCTATTATTTCTCCAATAGAACAACAAG GGAACTTCTTTATCATGGACTCTGAGCAGCTCGTGTCCAATCCATTCCAGGAAATGCAACATGAAGCCATGGAGAACCAGAAAAAGTCTTCGCTCACCGAGAGGCTGGTCAGTGTCAAAAACAATGTCTGCGAAAAGCACTTCCTAATGAAGGCCGAGAAACTCAACAAGGAACTTTCACAGAATATGAAAAAGATTCATGAAAATTCTAGTGAACTTCGTTACCAAGTCAAGCTATATGACATCAATAAACGAAAAATTGATCTGGAAACCAAACAACGCATGCAACCAAGGAAAGATTTTTCGTATGATGCTTTTCAGAttgaaaattctgaaaaaagACTTGGTGTATTAAGTGACTGTTATTACttggaaagaaaacaaaaattccCAATTCGTGGAAGGAGTATGAATGATCTAAATGCTACACCTACAGTGTCCAAGGCACGGAATATGTTACGCCAACAAGAAAAGGAGGATCGCGAAGAGGAGAGTAATTCTTTTGCTACCACACGACTTTCAACCCCTGGAAATTTCTCATTTAGTTCTAACAAAACCTCAGTTTATCAGAGAAGGGGATCTAAATCTGCTCCTGTCTCAAAAATGTCTGCCTCTGTTCGAGGAACATTAAATAGTCGTGATGGAGAATTTGCCAAACTTCCTTCCATTGAAAGACAGAAAACAAAGGATTCGCATGTGAAGTTTAGGGAGAATGTGCGTACATCTACCCCCGACAGACTTGTTAGACCCCACACACACGGTCCCAGCATAACTCGTCGACTCAATGCATGGGacagtgatgatgatgatgacttTGGTTCAACAGATTACATCAATCTCAGACAACTTCTCTTTGGTACTGACAGTAAAACCACATCAAATGCCTCCAACGGAACTCCCAGAACATTAACTCGTGAAAGCTCAAGATCTGTGCCAAATCTCAGGCGAGCAGGTAAAATGACTCAAGAATCTCTTAAATTGGAAAGAAAAgagattgataaaaaaatcaacaagttTTTTGAAAGCTTGAAAGATGAAGAATCTAGTGAGGAGAGTGAGGAAGAGCCAGAACCGGAGCCAAAGAAAGAGGCGCCATCAATAGCCAAGGCGGCCACACTCCTCAGTATCTTCTCCAAACCTGCTCAAGTGGAGGAAAACCCATTCCTCCGGGCCAagattgaaaaagaattaaGTAAGGAAGTTCAGATAGGTGACATTGGCCGGTCAGGCACTGCTCTCTCTACCTACTCCAACAAATCTGGCCAAGAGGAAAAGTCGCAGAAGAAGAAAAATCTGTGGAAATTCATCAAGTCTAATGTGGAAACTGGCAATATAAAGCGCTGCAGTACTCCTAGCAAGATCATACTTCAGCAGATGACACATCTCGATCTCAGCCATAACGAGATTTCTAAAGTGCCTCTACACTCGGCTGGTCGAGCCCTCAGACATACTCCAACATTCAAAATGAGGAAAGTGGTAGAAAAACTGATGAAAAGCCGAACCAAATTTCAGCAACAGGAAGTAGACTTTCTTAGGCAGCAGTTGGAGCTGGGTGAGAATATCTCGGACATGCCTTCCCAGGCAATACCCACTGTTCAGTCGGTAGTTTAA
- the LOC105331822 gene encoding uncharacterized protein isoform X2 yields the protein MKIPQPHSLLTMEPIVHDGNFFIMDSEQLVSNPFQEMQHEAMENQKKSSLTERLVSVKNNVCEKHFLMKAEKLNKELSQNMKKIHENSSELRYQVKLYDINKRKIDLETKQRMQPRKDFSYDAFQIENSEKRLGVLSDCYYLERKQKFPIRGRSMNDLNATPTVSKARNMLRQQEKEDREEESNSFATTRLSTPGNFSFSSNKTSVYQRRGSKSAPVSKMSASVRGTLNSRDGEFAKLPSIERQKTKDSHVKFRENVRTSTPDRLVRPHTHGPSITRRLNAWDSDDDDDFGSTDYINLRQLLFGTDSKTTSNASNGTPRTLTRESSRSVPNLRRAGKMTQESLKLERKEIDKKINKFFESLKDEESSEESEEEPEPEPKKEAPSIAKAATLLSIFSKPAQVEENPFLRAKIEKELSKEVQIGDIGRSGTALSTYSNKSGQEEKSQKKKNLWKFIKSNVETGNIKRCSTPSKIILQQMTHLDLSHNEISKVPLHSAGRALRHTPTFKMRKVVEKLMKSRTKFQQQEVDFLRQQLELGENISDMPSQAIPTVQSVV from the exons ATGAAAATTCCTCAACCACATTCACTTTTAACCATGGAACCTATAGTGCATGATG GGAACTTCTTTATCATGGACTCTGAGCAGCTCGTGTCCAATCCATTCCAGGAAATGCAACATGAAGCCATGGAGAACCAGAAAAAGTCTTCGCTCACCGAGAGGCTGGTCAGTGTCAAAAACAATGTCTGCGAAAAGCACTTCCTAATGAAGGCCGAGAAACTCAACAAGGAACTTTCACAGAATATGAAAAAGATTCATGAAAATTCTAGTGAACTTCGTTACCAAGTCAAGCTATATGACATCAATAAACGAAAAATTGATCTGGAAACCAAACAACGCATGCAACCAAGGAAAGATTTTTCGTATGATGCTTTTCAGAttgaaaattctgaaaaaagACTTGGTGTATTAAGTGACTGTTATTACttggaaagaaaacaaaaattccCAATTCGTGGAAGGAGTATGAATGATCTAAATGCTACACCTACAGTGTCCAAGGCACGGAATATGTTACGCCAACAAGAAAAGGAGGATCGCGAAGAGGAGAGTAATTCTTTTGCTACCACACGACTTTCAACCCCTGGAAATTTCTCATTTAGTTCTAACAAAACCTCAGTTTATCAGAGAAGGGGATCTAAATCTGCTCCTGTCTCAAAAATGTCTGCCTCTGTTCGAGGAACATTAAATAGTCGTGATGGAGAATTTGCCAAACTTCCTTCCATTGAAAGACAGAAAACAAAGGATTCGCATGTGAAGTTTAGGGAGAATGTGCGTACATCTACCCCCGACAGACTTGTTAGACCCCACACACACGGTCCCAGCATAACTCGTCGACTCAATGCATGGGacagtgatgatgatgatgacttTGGTTCAACAGATTACATCAATCTCAGACAACTTCTCTTTGGTACTGACAGTAAAACCACATCAAATGCCTCCAACGGAACTCCCAGAACATTAACTCGTGAAAGCTCAAGATCTGTGCCAAATCTCAGGCGAGCAGGTAAAATGACTCAAGAATCTCTTAAATTGGAAAGAAAAgagattgataaaaaaatcaacaagttTTTTGAAAGCTTGAAAGATGAAGAATCTAGTGAGGAGAGTGAGGAAGAGCCAGAACCGGAGCCAAAGAAAGAGGCGCCATCAATAGCCAAGGCGGCCACACTCCTCAGTATCTTCTCCAAACCTGCTCAAGTGGAGGAAAACCCATTCCTCCGGGCCAagattgaaaaagaattaaGTAAGGAAGTTCAGATAGGTGACATTGGCCGGTCAGGCACTGCTCTCTCTACCTACTCCAACAAATCTGGCCAAGAGGAAAAGTCGCAGAAGAAGAAAAATCTGTGGAAATTCATCAAGTCTAATGTGGAAACTGGCAATATAAAGCGCTGCAGTACTCCTAGCAAGATCATACTTCAGCAGATGACACATCTCGATCTCAGCCATAACGAGATTTCTAAAGTGCCTCTACACTCGGCTGGTCGAGCCCTCAGACATACTCCAACATTCAAAATGAGGAAAGTGGTAGAAAAACTGATGAAAAGCCGAACCAAATTTCAGCAACAGGAAGTAGACTTTCTTAGGCAGCAGTTGGAGCTGGGTGAGAATATCTCGGACATGCCTTCCCAGGCAATACCCACTGTTCAGTCGGTAGTTTAA
- the LOC105331822 gene encoding uncharacterized protein isoform X4 has translation MGDQDEFQVVVKQQGNFFIMDSEQLVSNPFQEMQHEAMENQKKSSLTERLVSVKNNVCEKHFLMKAEKLNKELSQNMKKIHENSSELRYQVKLYDINKRKIDLETKQRMQPRKDFSYDAFQIENSEKRLGVLSDCYYLERKQKFPIRGRSMNDLNATPTVSKARNMLRQQEKEDREEESNSFATTRLSTPGNFSFSSNKTSVYQRRGSKSAPVSKMSASVRGTLNSRDGEFAKLPSIERQKTKDSHVKFRENVRTSTPDRLVRPHTHGPSITRRLNAWDSDDDDDFGSTDYINLRQLLFGTDSKTTSNASNGTPRTLTRESSRSVPNLRRAGKMTQESLKLERKEIDKKINKFFESLKDEESSEESEEEPEPEPKKEAPSIAKAATLLSIFSKPAQVEENPFLRAKIEKELSKEVQIGDIGRSGTALSTYSNKSGQEEKSQKKKNLWKFIKSNVETGNIKRCSTPSKIILQQMTHLDLSHNEISKVPLHSAGRALRHTPTFKMRKVVEKLMKSRTKFQQQEVDFLRQQLELGENISDMPSQAIPTVQSVV, from the exons ATGGGAGACCAGGATGAATTCCAAGTTGTTGTTAAACAACAAG GGAACTTCTTTATCATGGACTCTGAGCAGCTCGTGTCCAATCCATTCCAGGAAATGCAACATGAAGCCATGGAGAACCAGAAAAAGTCTTCGCTCACCGAGAGGCTGGTCAGTGTCAAAAACAATGTCTGCGAAAAGCACTTCCTAATGAAGGCCGAGAAACTCAACAAGGAACTTTCACAGAATATGAAAAAGATTCATGAAAATTCTAGTGAACTTCGTTACCAAGTCAAGCTATATGACATCAATAAACGAAAAATTGATCTGGAAACCAAACAACGCATGCAACCAAGGAAAGATTTTTCGTATGATGCTTTTCAGAttgaaaattctgaaaaaagACTTGGTGTATTAAGTGACTGTTATTACttggaaagaaaacaaaaattccCAATTCGTGGAAGGAGTATGAATGATCTAAATGCTACACCTACAGTGTCCAAGGCACGGAATATGTTACGCCAACAAGAAAAGGAGGATCGCGAAGAGGAGAGTAATTCTTTTGCTACCACACGACTTTCAACCCCTGGAAATTTCTCATTTAGTTCTAACAAAACCTCAGTTTATCAGAGAAGGGGATCTAAATCTGCTCCTGTCTCAAAAATGTCTGCCTCTGTTCGAGGAACATTAAATAGTCGTGATGGAGAATTTGCCAAACTTCCTTCCATTGAAAGACAGAAAACAAAGGATTCGCATGTGAAGTTTAGGGAGAATGTGCGTACATCTACCCCCGACAGACTTGTTAGACCCCACACACACGGTCCCAGCATAACTCGTCGACTCAATGCATGGGacagtgatgatgatgatgacttTGGTTCAACAGATTACATCAATCTCAGACAACTTCTCTTTGGTACTGACAGTAAAACCACATCAAATGCCTCCAACGGAACTCCCAGAACATTAACTCGTGAAAGCTCAAGATCTGTGCCAAATCTCAGGCGAGCAGGTAAAATGACTCAAGAATCTCTTAAATTGGAAAGAAAAgagattgataaaaaaatcaacaagttTTTTGAAAGCTTGAAAGATGAAGAATCTAGTGAGGAGAGTGAGGAAGAGCCAGAACCGGAGCCAAAGAAAGAGGCGCCATCAATAGCCAAGGCGGCCACACTCCTCAGTATCTTCTCCAAACCTGCTCAAGTGGAGGAAAACCCATTCCTCCGGGCCAagattgaaaaagaattaaGTAAGGAAGTTCAGATAGGTGACATTGGCCGGTCAGGCACTGCTCTCTCTACCTACTCCAACAAATCTGGCCAAGAGGAAAAGTCGCAGAAGAAGAAAAATCTGTGGAAATTCATCAAGTCTAATGTGGAAACTGGCAATATAAAGCGCTGCAGTACTCCTAGCAAGATCATACTTCAGCAGATGACACATCTCGATCTCAGCCATAACGAGATTTCTAAAGTGCCTCTACACTCGGCTGGTCGAGCCCTCAGACATACTCCAACATTCAAAATGAGGAAAGTGGTAGAAAAACTGATGAAAAGCCGAACCAAATTTCAGCAACAGGAAGTAGACTTTCTTAGGCAGCAGTTGGAGCTGGGTGAGAATATCTCGGACATGCCTTCCCAGGCAATACCCACTGTTCAGTCGGTAGTTTAA
- the LOC105331822 gene encoding uncharacterized protein isoform X5 has translation MALKDGIDVNYSARNFFIMDSEQLVSNPFQEMQHEAMENQKKSSLTERLVSVKNNVCEKHFLMKAEKLNKELSQNMKKIHENSSELRYQVKLYDINKRKIDLETKQRMQPRKDFSYDAFQIENSEKRLGVLSDCYYLERKQKFPIRGRSMNDLNATPTVSKARNMLRQQEKEDREEESNSFATTRLSTPGNFSFSSNKTSVYQRRGSKSAPVSKMSASVRGTLNSRDGEFAKLPSIERQKTKDSHVKFRENVRTSTPDRLVRPHTHGPSITRRLNAWDSDDDDDFGSTDYINLRQLLFGTDSKTTSNASNGTPRTLTRESSRSVPNLRRAGKMTQESLKLERKEIDKKINKFFESLKDEESSEESEEEPEPEPKKEAPSIAKAATLLSIFSKPAQVEENPFLRAKIEKELSKEVQIGDIGRSGTALSTYSNKSGQEEKSQKKKNLWKFIKSNVETGNIKRCSTPSKIILQQMTHLDLSHNEISKVPLHSAGRALRHTPTFKMRKVVEKLMKSRTKFQQQEVDFLRQQLELGENISDMPSQAIPTVQSVV, from the exons ATGGCTCTCAAGGATGGAATTGATGTTAACTACAGCGCAA GGAACTTCTTTATCATGGACTCTGAGCAGCTCGTGTCCAATCCATTCCAGGAAATGCAACATGAAGCCATGGAGAACCAGAAAAAGTCTTCGCTCACCGAGAGGCTGGTCAGTGTCAAAAACAATGTCTGCGAAAAGCACTTCCTAATGAAGGCCGAGAAACTCAACAAGGAACTTTCACAGAATATGAAAAAGATTCATGAAAATTCTAGTGAACTTCGTTACCAAGTCAAGCTATATGACATCAATAAACGAAAAATTGATCTGGAAACCAAACAACGCATGCAACCAAGGAAAGATTTTTCGTATGATGCTTTTCAGAttgaaaattctgaaaaaagACTTGGTGTATTAAGTGACTGTTATTACttggaaagaaaacaaaaattccCAATTCGTGGAAGGAGTATGAATGATCTAAATGCTACACCTACAGTGTCCAAGGCACGGAATATGTTACGCCAACAAGAAAAGGAGGATCGCGAAGAGGAGAGTAATTCTTTTGCTACCACACGACTTTCAACCCCTGGAAATTTCTCATTTAGTTCTAACAAAACCTCAGTTTATCAGAGAAGGGGATCTAAATCTGCTCCTGTCTCAAAAATGTCTGCCTCTGTTCGAGGAACATTAAATAGTCGTGATGGAGAATTTGCCAAACTTCCTTCCATTGAAAGACAGAAAACAAAGGATTCGCATGTGAAGTTTAGGGAGAATGTGCGTACATCTACCCCCGACAGACTTGTTAGACCCCACACACACGGTCCCAGCATAACTCGTCGACTCAATGCATGGGacagtgatgatgatgatgacttTGGTTCAACAGATTACATCAATCTCAGACAACTTCTCTTTGGTACTGACAGTAAAACCACATCAAATGCCTCCAACGGAACTCCCAGAACATTAACTCGTGAAAGCTCAAGATCTGTGCCAAATCTCAGGCGAGCAGGTAAAATGACTCAAGAATCTCTTAAATTGGAAAGAAAAgagattgataaaaaaatcaacaagttTTTTGAAAGCTTGAAAGATGAAGAATCTAGTGAGGAGAGTGAGGAAGAGCCAGAACCGGAGCCAAAGAAAGAGGCGCCATCAATAGCCAAGGCGGCCACACTCCTCAGTATCTTCTCCAAACCTGCTCAAGTGGAGGAAAACCCATTCCTCCGGGCCAagattgaaaaagaattaaGTAAGGAAGTTCAGATAGGTGACATTGGCCGGTCAGGCACTGCTCTCTCTACCTACTCCAACAAATCTGGCCAAGAGGAAAAGTCGCAGAAGAAGAAAAATCTGTGGAAATTCATCAAGTCTAATGTGGAAACTGGCAATATAAAGCGCTGCAGTACTCCTAGCAAGATCATACTTCAGCAGATGACACATCTCGATCTCAGCCATAACGAGATTTCTAAAGTGCCTCTACACTCGGCTGGTCGAGCCCTCAGACATACTCCAACATTCAAAATGAGGAAAGTGGTAGAAAAACTGATGAAAAGCCGAACCAAATTTCAGCAACAGGAAGTAGACTTTCTTAGGCAGCAGTTGGAGCTGGGTGAGAATATCTCGGACATGCCTTCCCAGGCAATACCCACTGTTCAGTCGGTAGTTTAA
- the LOC105331822 gene encoding uncharacterized protein isoform X6, with product MDSEQLVSNPFQEMQHEAMENQKKSSLTERLVSVKNNVCEKHFLMKAEKLNKELSQNMKKIHENSSELRYQVKLYDINKRKIDLETKQRMQPRKDFSYDAFQIENSEKRLGVLSDCYYLERKQKFPIRGRSMNDLNATPTVSKARNMLRQQEKEDREEESNSFATTRLSTPGNFSFSSNKTSVYQRRGSKSAPVSKMSASVRGTLNSRDGEFAKLPSIERQKTKDSHVKFRENVRTSTPDRLVRPHTHGPSITRRLNAWDSDDDDDFGSTDYINLRQLLFGTDSKTTSNASNGTPRTLTRESSRSVPNLRRAGKMTQESLKLERKEIDKKINKFFESLKDEESSEESEEEPEPEPKKEAPSIAKAATLLSIFSKPAQVEENPFLRAKIEKELSKEVQIGDIGRSGTALSTYSNKSGQEEKSQKKKNLWKFIKSNVETGNIKRCSTPSKIILQQMTHLDLSHNEISKVPLHSAGRALRHTPTFKMRKVVEKLMKSRTKFQQQEVDFLRQQLELGENISDMPSQAIPTVQSVV from the coding sequence ATGGACTCTGAGCAGCTCGTGTCCAATCCATTCCAGGAAATGCAACATGAAGCCATGGAGAACCAGAAAAAGTCTTCGCTCACCGAGAGGCTGGTCAGTGTCAAAAACAATGTCTGCGAAAAGCACTTCCTAATGAAGGCCGAGAAACTCAACAAGGAACTTTCACAGAATATGAAAAAGATTCATGAAAATTCTAGTGAACTTCGTTACCAAGTCAAGCTATATGACATCAATAAACGAAAAATTGATCTGGAAACCAAACAACGCATGCAACCAAGGAAAGATTTTTCGTATGATGCTTTTCAGAttgaaaattctgaaaaaagACTTGGTGTATTAAGTGACTGTTATTACttggaaagaaaacaaaaattccCAATTCGTGGAAGGAGTATGAATGATCTAAATGCTACACCTACAGTGTCCAAGGCACGGAATATGTTACGCCAACAAGAAAAGGAGGATCGCGAAGAGGAGAGTAATTCTTTTGCTACCACACGACTTTCAACCCCTGGAAATTTCTCATTTAGTTCTAACAAAACCTCAGTTTATCAGAGAAGGGGATCTAAATCTGCTCCTGTCTCAAAAATGTCTGCCTCTGTTCGAGGAACATTAAATAGTCGTGATGGAGAATTTGCCAAACTTCCTTCCATTGAAAGACAGAAAACAAAGGATTCGCATGTGAAGTTTAGGGAGAATGTGCGTACATCTACCCCCGACAGACTTGTTAGACCCCACACACACGGTCCCAGCATAACTCGTCGACTCAATGCATGGGacagtgatgatgatgatgacttTGGTTCAACAGATTACATCAATCTCAGACAACTTCTCTTTGGTACTGACAGTAAAACCACATCAAATGCCTCCAACGGAACTCCCAGAACATTAACTCGTGAAAGCTCAAGATCTGTGCCAAATCTCAGGCGAGCAGGTAAAATGACTCAAGAATCTCTTAAATTGGAAAGAAAAgagattgataaaaaaatcaacaagttTTTTGAAAGCTTGAAAGATGAAGAATCTAGTGAGGAGAGTGAGGAAGAGCCAGAACCGGAGCCAAAGAAAGAGGCGCCATCAATAGCCAAGGCGGCCACACTCCTCAGTATCTTCTCCAAACCTGCTCAAGTGGAGGAAAACCCATTCCTCCGGGCCAagattgaaaaagaattaaGTAAGGAAGTTCAGATAGGTGACATTGGCCGGTCAGGCACTGCTCTCTCTACCTACTCCAACAAATCTGGCCAAGAGGAAAAGTCGCAGAAGAAGAAAAATCTGTGGAAATTCATCAAGTCTAATGTGGAAACTGGCAATATAAAGCGCTGCAGTACTCCTAGCAAGATCATACTTCAGCAGATGACACATCTCGATCTCAGCCATAACGAGATTTCTAAAGTGCCTCTACACTCGGCTGGTCGAGCCCTCAGACATACTCCAACATTCAAAATGAGGAAAGTGGTAGAAAAACTGATGAAAAGCCGAACCAAATTTCAGCAACAGGAAGTAGACTTTCTTAGGCAGCAGTTGGAGCTGGGTGAGAATATCTCGGACATGCCTTCCCAGGCAATACCCACTGTTCAGTCGGTAGTTTAA
- the LOC105331821 gene encoding cilia- and flagella-associated protein 90 isoform X1 yields the protein MAEPQKLKIETGTNSFTMKGRPCELSAFSFIPTERDDPPERTVFNTPKQLIKKRQQDRYPRSTYERLFRKEYGYNNKLHRDDREHAKSRGLVVNKEEMPKEVPTLSSSEYGHRLELFADHPDRKHVRIAHVRAEFFRRNGITS from the exons ATGGCAGAaccacaaaaattgaaaatcgaAACGGGGACAAATTCTTTTACCATGAAGGGGAGGCCTTGTGAGCTTTCAGCTTTTTCCTTTATTCCAACTGAAAGAGATGATCCCCCGGAAAGAACTGTCTTCAACACTCCAAAACAG TTGATTAAAAAACGACAACAG GACAGATACCCAAGGTCAACATATGAGAGATTATTTAGAAAAGAATATGGTTACAACAACAAACTTCATCGAGATGACAGAGAACACGCCAAATCAAGGGGACTTGTTGTCAACAAAGAG GAAATGCCCAAGGAAGTGCCTACTTTGTCTTCCTCAGAATACGGACACCGACTGGAACTGTTTGCGGACCATCCCGACCGGAAGCATGTGCGGATAGCACACGTCCGGGCAGAGTTCTTCAGGAGAAATGGAATCACTTCTTGA
- the LOC105331821 gene encoding cilia- and flagella-associated protein 90 isoform X2, translating to MAEPQKLKIETGTNSFTMKGRPCELSAFSFIPTERDDPPERTVFNTPKQDRYPRSTYERLFRKEYGYNNKLHRDDREHAKSRGLVVNKEEMPKEVPTLSSSEYGHRLELFADHPDRKHVRIAHVRAEFFRRNGITS from the exons ATGGCAGAaccacaaaaattgaaaatcgaAACGGGGACAAATTCTTTTACCATGAAGGGGAGGCCTTGTGAGCTTTCAGCTTTTTCCTTTATTCCAACTGAAAGAGATGATCCCCCGGAAAGAACTGTCTTCAACACTCCAAAACAG GACAGATACCCAAGGTCAACATATGAGAGATTATTTAGAAAAGAATATGGTTACAACAACAAACTTCATCGAGATGACAGAGAACACGCCAAATCAAGGGGACTTGTTGTCAACAAAGAG GAAATGCCCAAGGAAGTGCCTACTTTGTCTTCCTCAGAATACGGACACCGACTGGAACTGTTTGCGGACCATCCCGACCGGAAGCATGTGCGGATAGCACACGTCCGGGCAGAGTTCTTCAGGAGAAATGGAATCACTTCTTGA